A single genomic interval of Polaribacter vadi harbors:
- the secA gene encoding preprotein translocase subunit SecA, producing MSILNSVIKLFVGDKQQKDLKNLQPIVDNVRKFEAEIAKLSHNELRAKTQEFKNIIKEALKEFNDKIETLEAEAKGADIDRQEDIYTEIDALKDESYKVSEETLLKIMPEAFAVVKETAKRFVENEEIEVTASAFDRELSAERDNVTLEGDKAYWANSWDAAGKPVTWDMIHYDVQLIGGSVLHQGKIAEMMTGEGKTLVSTLPVYLNALTGNGVHLVTVNDYLAKRDKAWMGPIFEFHGLSTDCIDYHQPNSDARRKAYNADITYGTNNEFGFDYLRDNMASSKDDLVQRPPNYAIIDEVDSVLIDDARTPLIISGPVPQGDRHEFTELKPLVADIVALQKQHLVKVLAEAKKLLAEGNDKDGGFLLLRVYRGLPKNKALIKFLSQEGIKQILQKTENTYMADNNKLMPEVDEDLWFVVEEKNNQIDLTDKGIAHLSEKTQNDNFFVLPDIGVKIGEIDTAEISKEEKAAQKDELYKDFSIKSERIHTMNQLLKAYTVFEKDVEYVVMENKVMIVDEQTGRIMDGRRYSDGLHQAIEAKENVKIEDATQTFATVTLQNYFRMYRKLSGMTGTAITEAGELWEIYKLDVVEIPTNKPIQRDDKEDLVYKTAREKYNAVIEDIVKLVAENRPVLVGTTSVEISELLGRMLQMRKIPHNILNAKLHKREADVVAEAGKSGVVTIATNMAGRGTDIKLSNDVKNAGGLAIIGTERHDSRRVDRQLRGRAGRQGDVGSTQFYVALDDNLMRLFGSDRIAKMMDRMGLKEGEVIQHSMISKSIERAQKKVEENNFGIRKRLLEYDDIMNAQREFVYKRRRNALDGKRLQVDIANMIYDTCESIINSNKAVKDFQNFEFELIKFSSMTSPFSEDEFNKMSEKEMTDKLYDIVTEHYKNKIERNAVLAFPVIKDVFENEGDRYERIVVPFTDGSKSLQVVTNLKEAYESEGKSLVTDFEKNITLAIIDENWKEHLRKMDELKQSVQNASYEQKDPLLVYKFEAFELFKKTVDEINKEVLSFLFKGELPVQDRSQISEARSQKRERLNTSKADVQNSTEQAIQNSRSQQSEPVETMVREQPKIGRNERVTIKNVMSGAEKEVKYKQAIPLIEKGEYVLVNK from the coding sequence ATGAGTATTTTAAATTCAGTTATTAAACTTTTTGTAGGTGATAAACAGCAAAAAGATTTAAAAAATTTGCAACCAATTGTAGATAATGTTAGAAAGTTTGAAGCGGAAATTGCTAAACTTTCTCATAATGAATTAAGAGCCAAAACGCAAGAATTCAAAAACATTATTAAAGAAGCTTTAAAAGAATTTAATGATAAAATTGAAACCTTAGAAGCAGAAGCAAAAGGTGCAGATATTGACAGACAAGAAGATATTTATACTGAAATTGACGCTTTAAAAGACGAATCTTACAAGGTTTCTGAAGAAACGTTATTAAAAATTATGCCAGAAGCTTTTGCTGTTGTAAAAGAAACTGCAAAACGTTTTGTAGAAAATGAAGAAATTGAAGTAACTGCTTCAGCTTTTGATAGAGAATTGTCTGCAGAAAGAGACAATGTTACTTTAGAAGGCGATAAAGCATATTGGGCAAATTCTTGGGATGCTGCAGGAAAACCTGTTACTTGGGACATGATTCATTATGATGTTCAATTAATTGGTGGTTCTGTTTTACACCAAGGTAAAATTGCAGAAATGATGACTGGAGAAGGAAAAACATTAGTTTCTACTTTACCAGTATACTTAAATGCATTAACTGGAAATGGTGTGCATTTAGTTACAGTAAATGATTATTTGGCAAAACGTGATAAAGCTTGGATGGGACCAATTTTTGAGTTTCATGGACTTTCTACAGATTGTATCGATTATCATCAACCAAACTCAGATGCTAGAAGAAAAGCCTATAATGCAGACATCACCTATGGAACCAATAACGAATTTGGTTTTGATTATTTGCGTGATAATATGGCTAGCTCTAAAGACGATTTAGTGCAAAGACCTCCAAATTATGCCATTATTGATGAAGTAGATTCTGTTTTAATTGATGATGCAAGAACGCCGTTAATTATTTCTGGACCAGTTCCTCAAGGAGACAGACATGAATTTACAGAATTAAAACCTTTAGTTGCTGATATTGTTGCTTTACAAAAACAACATTTGGTAAAAGTTTTAGCAGAAGCAAAAAAATTATTAGCAGAAGGTAATGATAAAGATGGTGGGTTCTTATTATTAAGAGTCTATAGAGGTTTGCCTAAAAATAAAGCCTTAATTAAATTTTTATCGCAAGAAGGTATTAAGCAGATTTTACAGAAAACTGAAAACACATATATGGCAGACAACAATAAGTTGATGCCAGAAGTAGATGAAGATTTATGGTTTGTTGTTGAGGAAAAAAATAATCAAATTGATTTAACTGATAAAGGAATTGCACATCTATCAGAAAAAACTCAAAACGATAACTTCTTTGTGTTACCAGATATTGGTGTAAAAATTGGTGAAATTGATACTGCTGAAATTTCTAAAGAAGAAAAAGCAGCTCAAAAAGACGAATTATATAAAGATTTTAGCATCAAAAGTGAGCGTATTCATACCATGAATCAACTTTTAAAAGCATATACTGTTTTTGAAAAAGATGTGGAATATGTTGTGATGGAAAATAAAGTAATGATTGTTGATGAACAGACTGGACGTATTATGGATGGTCGTCGTTATTCTGATGGTTTACACCAAGCAATTGAAGCAAAAGAAAATGTAAAAATTGAAGACGCTACACAAACTTTTGCAACAGTAACTTTACAAAATTACTTTAGAATGTACAGAAAACTGTCTGGTATGACAGGAACTGCTATTACAGAAGCTGGGGAATTATGGGAAATCTACAAATTAGATGTTGTAGAAATACCTACGAATAAACCAATTCAAAGAGATGATAAAGAAGATTTAGTATACAAAACTGCACGTGAAAAATACAACGCAGTTATAGAAGATATCGTAAAATTAGTTGCAGAAAATCGTCCTGTTTTAGTGGGAACAACTTCTGTAGAAATATCAGAATTATTGGGTAGAATGTTACAAATGCGTAAAATTCCTCATAATATTTTGAATGCAAAATTACACAAACGTGAAGCTGATGTTGTTGCAGAAGCTGGTAAATCTGGAGTTGTAACTATTGCAACAAACATGGCTGGTCGTGGAACGGATATTAAACTTTCTAATGATGTAAAAAATGCTGGTGGTTTGGCAATTATTGGTACAGAAAGACACGATTCACGAAGAGTTGATAGACAGTTAAGAGGACGTGCAGGAAGACAAGGTGATGTTGGTTCTACTCAATTTTACGTAGCTTTAGATGATAATTTAATGCGTTTGTTTGGTTCTGATAGAATAGCCAAAATGATGGATAGAATGGGCTTAAAAGAAGGCGAAGTTATTCAGCATTCTATGATCTCAAAATCTATTGAAAGAGCACAAAAGAAAGTTGAAGAAAATAACTTCGGTATTCGTAAACGTTTGTTAGAGTATGATGATATTATGAACGCTCAACGTGAGTTTGTTTATAAAAGAAGACGTAATGCTTTAGATGGAAAACGTTTGCAAGTTGATATTGCCAATATGATTTACGATACATGTGAATCGATTATCAACTCAAATAAAGCTGTTAAAGATTTCCAGAATTTTGAATTTGAATTGATAAAATTCTCTTCAATGACCTCTCCTTTTTCTGAGGATGAATTCAATAAAATGTCTGAAAAGGAAATGACAGACAAATTATATGATATTGTTACTGAACATTACAAAAATAAAATTGAGAGAAATGCAGTTTTAGCATTCCCTGTTATCAAAGATGTTTTTGAAAATGAAGGTGATAGATATGAGCGAATTGTAGTTCCTTTTACAGACGGAAGTAAATCTTTACAAGTTGTTACCAACTTAAAAGAAGCGTATGAAAGTGAAGGTAAAAGTTTGGTTACAGATTTTGAAAAAAACATTACGTTAGCAATTATCGATGAAAACTGGAAAGAGCATTTACGTAAAATGGACGAGTTAAAACAGTCTGTGCAAAATGCATCTTATGAGCAAAAAGATCCTTTATTAGTCTATAAGTTTGAAGCCTTTGAGTTGTTTAAGAAAACTGTAGATGAAATTAATAAAGAAGTGTTATCATTCTTATTTAAAGGAGAATTACCTGTACAAGACCGTTCTCAAATTTCTGAAGCTAGGAGTCAAAAAAGAGAGCGTTTAAATACGAGTAAAGCAGATGTTCAGAATTCTACAGAACAAGCTATTCAGAATTCTAGATCACAACAATCTGAACCTGTTGAAACCATGGTTAGAGAGCAACCAAAAATTGGAAGAAACGAACGAGTTACTATTAAAAATGTAATGAGTGGAGCAGAAAAAGAGGTAAAATACAAACAAGCTATTCCTTTAATTGAAAAAGGTGAGTATGTTTTGGTGAATAAATAA
- a CDS encoding DUF2795 domain-containing protein codes for MYWTLELASYLADAPWPATKDELIDYAIRTGSPLEVVENLQDIEDEGDAYDSIVEIWPDYPTEDDYLWNEDEY; via the coding sequence ATGTATTGGACATTAGAATTAGCATCTTATTTAGCAGATGCACCTTGGCCAGCAACCAAAGACGAATTAATAGATTACGCTATTAGAACTGGATCTCCTTTAGAGGTAGTGGAAAATCTACAAGATATAGAAGATGAAGGTGATGCGTATGACTCAATTGTTGAAATTTGGCCAGATTATCCTACAGAGGATGATTATCTTTGGAATGAGGATGAATATTAA
- a CDS encoding cob(I)yrinic acid a,c-diamide adenosyltransferase: protein MKIYTKTGDNGTTALFGGSRVKKYNLRIESYGTVDELNSYIGLIKDQDISSAAKDALLKIQNELFTLGAMLATPPEKETLKSGKERLNIPKIDENSILFLENEIDKMDEVLPQMTHFILPGGHQAVSFCHVARCVCRRAERLSVELNDNEPINEDILKYLNRLSDYLFVLARKLSLDLQVEEIKWIPTKQ from the coding sequence ATGAAAATATACACAAAAACTGGTGATAATGGCACAACTGCTCTTTTTGGTGGTTCTAGAGTTAAAAAATACAATTTGCGCATAGAAAGTTATGGAACTGTAGATGAATTGAACTCTTACATTGGTTTGATTAAAGACCAAGACATTAGCTCAGCTGCAAAAGATGCTTTGTTAAAAATTCAAAATGAATTATTCACTTTAGGTGCAATGTTGGCAACTCCACCAGAAAAAGAAACGTTGAAATCTGGTAAAGAGCGTTTAAATATTCCTAAAATTGATGAAAATTCTATTCTTTTTCTAGAAAATGAAATTGATAAAATGGATGAAGTATTGCCTCAAATGACTCATTTTATTTTGCCTGGAGGTCATCAAGCTGTGTCATTCTGTCACGTTGCAAGATGTGTTTGTAGACGCGCAGAACGTTTGTCTGTTGAGTTAAATGATAATGAACCCATAAATGAAGACATTTTAAAATACCTAAACCGACTTTCTGACTACCTTTTTGTGCTGGCACGAAAATTGTCTTTAGACTTACAAGTTGAGGAAATCAAATGGATTCCTACAAAACAATAA
- a CDS encoding DinB family protein: MIPKNEYAPYFEQYMQLVTKEGKSIIENMQNSQIEFDTILRNLPKEKHNFSYAEGKWTLKELIQHSIDTERVFCYRALCFARNDKTSLPGFDQDIFVDNGNANQLEFSDLLDEMSTLRKSTIHLYKSFSDEALLRIGIASGNKISVRALGYLFSGHQMHHLNILKERYL; encoded by the coding sequence ATGATTCCTAAAAACGAATATGCTCCTTATTTTGAACAATACATGCAATTGGTAACGAAAGAAGGCAAATCGATTATAGAAAATATGCAAAATTCTCAAATAGAATTTGATACTATTTTAAGAAACTTACCAAAAGAAAAGCATAATTTTAGCTATGCAGAAGGTAAATGGACACTAAAAGAATTGATTCAACATAGTATAGATACTGAGCGTGTTTTTTGTTATAGAGCTTTGTGTTTTGCTAGAAATGATAAAACTTCTTTACCTGGTTTTGATCAAGATATTTTTGTTGATAATGGCAATGCAAATCAATTAGAGTTTAGTGATTTATTGGATGAAATGAGCACTTTACGAAAATCGACTATTCACTTATATAAAAGTTTTTCTGATGAAGCTTTATTGCGAATTGGAATTGCTTCAGGCAATAAAATTTCTGTTAGAGCATTAGGATATTTATTTTCTGGACATCAAATGCATCATTTAAACATTCTTAAAGAAAGATATTTGTAA
- a CDS encoding endonuclease MutS2: MNTSISEKTLQDLEFSTVLQHITEFCISGLGKEKVLEIIPIRNKRQLFKELNLVDEYVSSFESENRVPNHNFDNISSSIKRLAIENSFIETDAFLKIATTSLTVNELIKFFKKFQIQFPAFYELSQKIEFTTYIDDEIKKIIEISGEVKNNASSTLKQLRKDINNVRGKIGASFSSALSKAIAAGYLDDIKETVVDNQRVLAVAAMHRRKVAGSLLGSSKSGNIVYIAPQATLAYSREYQNLIYDEKQEVVKILRDLSTTIRPMVSLLEDYFEFLIHVDSIGAKAKYAQEINAILPKISKTKRIFFKNAYHPVLWRKNKKQNLHTVPQTIELNEQQQIIVISGPNAGGKSITLKTIGLLQIMVQSGILIPVDERSETHIFDIVLTDIGDNQSIENQLSTYSYRLKNMRNFLRRCNENTLFLIDEFGTGSDPELGGALAEIFLEEFYNKKAFGIITTHYSNLKVLANELENVTNANMQFDERTLEPLYKLFVGQAGSSFTFEVAQKNGIPFSLINKAKKRVDTEKVRLDKTISKLQKERNKLQKNSDNLEKQKTKGQEHIDSLQEKEQRIQEKLSGFQELYDQNQKMLSLGRKTNELLNKYFQTNNKKELNTNFNKWVTDEKVKHLKKNPVQPKTKSQKQKAKVVQKQMQEVINKVEKEVLEKVVEVRKEKKIEAVKIAQEKSEYIYKINDRVRIIDSNSVGTIDKIDKKNVTINYGIFTTKTTLSKIELVEKAKK; encoded by the coding sequence TTGAATACTAGTATCTCCGAAAAAACATTACAAGATTTAGAATTTTCTACAGTTTTACAACACATTACAGAATTTTGTATTTCTGGTTTAGGAAAAGAAAAAGTGCTGGAAATTATTCCAATTCGCAACAAAAGGCAGTTGTTTAAGGAACTAAATTTAGTGGATGAATATGTGTCTTCTTTTGAAAGTGAAAATAGAGTTCCTAATCATAATTTTGATAATATTTCATCAAGTATAAAACGTTTAGCCATAGAAAATAGTTTTATAGAAACGGATGCCTTTTTAAAAATTGCAACGACTTCTTTAACTGTAAATGAACTGATTAAGTTTTTTAAAAAATTTCAAATTCAGTTTCCAGCGTTTTATGAACTTTCTCAAAAAATCGAATTCACTACTTATATTGATGATGAAATCAAGAAAATTATCGAGATTTCTGGCGAAGTAAAAAACAATGCCTCATCAACTTTAAAACAATTAAGAAAAGATATTAATAATGTTCGTGGCAAAATTGGCGCAAGTTTTTCGAGTGCTTTATCCAAAGCAATTGCTGCAGGTTATTTAGATGATATTAAAGAAACTGTAGTTGATAATCAGCGTGTTTTAGCAGTTGCTGCCATGCACAGAAGAAAAGTTGCTGGTAGTTTATTGGGGTCATCTAAATCTGGAAATATCGTTTACATTGCTCCACAAGCAACCTTGGCTTACAGCAGAGAATATCAAAATTTAATTTATGATGAAAAACAGGAGGTTGTAAAAATTTTAAGAGATTTATCAACCACAATTAGACCAATGGTTTCTTTGTTAGAAGACTATTTTGAGTTTTTAATTCATGTTGATAGCATTGGAGCCAAAGCAAAATACGCGCAAGAAATAAATGCGATTCTGCCAAAAATATCTAAAACAAAAAGAATCTTTTTCAAAAATGCGTATCATCCTGTTTTATGGAGAAAAAATAAAAAACAAAATTTACATACAGTTCCGCAAACTATTGAGTTGAATGAACAACAACAAATAATCGTAATTTCTGGTCCAAATGCTGGTGGAAAAAGTATCACTTTAAAAACGATTGGTTTGTTACAGATTATGGTACAAAGTGGTATTTTAATTCCTGTTGATGAACGAAGTGAAACTCATATTTTCGATATTGTTTTAACGGATATTGGAGACAATCAATCTATTGAAAACCAACTAAGTACTTATAGTTACCGTTTAAAAAACATGCGTAACTTTTTAAGAAGATGTAACGAAAACACCTTGTTTTTAATTGATGAATTTGGTACAGGTTCAGACCCAGAATTGGGTGGAGCTTTAGCCGAAATTTTCTTGGAAGAATTTTACAATAAAAAAGCATTCGGAATAATTACAACCCACTACTCCAACTTAAAAGTGTTGGCAAACGAGTTGGAAAATGTTACCAACGCAAACATGCAGTTTGATGAACGTACTTTAGAACCTTTGTATAAATTATTTGTTGGACAAGCAGGAAGTTCGTTCACGTTTGAAGTAGCACAAAAAAACGGAATTCCTTTTAGCTTAATTAATAAAGCAAAAAAGCGAGTTGATACAGAAAAAGTACGTTTGGACAAAACCATTTCTAAACTTCAAAAAGAGAGAAATAAACTCCAGAAAAACTCAGATAATTTAGAAAAACAAAAAACAAAAGGTCAAGAACATATAGATAGTTTACAAGAAAAAGAACAGCGAATTCAAGAAAAACTATCTGGTTTTCAGGAATTATATGATCAAAATCAAAAAATGCTTTCTTTGGGTAGAAAGACAAATGAGTTATTAAATAAGTACTTCCAAACAAATAATAAAAAGGAATTAAATACTAATTTCAATAAATGGGTTACAGATGAAAAAGTAAAACATTTAAAGAAAAATCCTGTTCAACCTAAAACAAAATCTCAAAAACAGAAAGCAAAAGTTGTTCAAAAACAAATGCAAGAGGTCATTAATAAAGTAGAAAAAGAAGTTTTAGAAAAAGTTGTTGAAGTTAGAAAGGAAAAGAAGATAGAAGCTGTAAAAATTGCTCAAGAAAAATCTGAATACATCTACAAAATAAATGATCGAGTACGAATTATAGATTCTAATTCTGTGGGAACTATCGATAAAATTGACAAAAAAAATGTAACTATTAACTACGGAATTTTTACCACAAAAACTACTTTGAGTAAAATTGAGTTGGTAGAGAAAGCAAAGAAATAA
- a CDS encoding uracil-DNA glycosylase encodes MQVKIADPWKNILQNEFEKPYFKNLIEFVKQEYSNYTCYPKGKDIFAAFDFCSLNDLKVVIIGQDPYHGPNQANGLCFSVKDGIAYPPSLKNIFKEISTDLNQEIPESGNLEKWAKQGVLLLNATLTVKAHEAGSHQKQGWETFTDQVIKQISNEKENIVFLLWGGFAKKKVKLIDKKKHHILESGHPSPLSANRGYWFGNEHFSKTNAFLKSIHKNEIDW; translated from the coding sequence ATGCAAGTAAAAATAGCCGATCCTTGGAAAAATATTTTACAAAACGAGTTTGAAAAGCCTTATTTTAAAAACTTAATAGAATTTGTAAAACAGGAATATTCAAATTATACATGTTACCCAAAAGGAAAAGATATTTTTGCTGCTTTTGACTTTTGTTCTTTAAATGATTTAAAAGTAGTTATTATTGGTCAAGATCCTTATCATGGACCAAATCAAGCCAATGGTTTGTGTTTTTCTGTAAAAGACGGAATCGCTTATCCACCTTCATTAAAAAATATTTTTAAAGAAATTTCTACAGATTTAAATCAGGAAATTCCTGAAAGTGGAAATTTAGAAAAATGGGCAAAACAAGGTGTTTTATTATTGAATGCAACTTTAACAGTAAAAGCTCATGAAGCTGGAAGTCATCAAAAACAAGGTTGGGAAACTTTTACAGATCAAGTGATTAAACAAATATCAAACGAAAAAGAAAATATTGTTTTTTTACTTTGGGGAGGTTTTGCTAAGAAAAAGGTAAAATTAATTGATAAAAAGAAACATCATATTTTAGAATCTGGGCATCCATCACCTTTAAGTGCAAATCGCGGTTATTGGTTTGGAAATGAGCATTTTTCGAAGACCAATGCTTTTTTAAAATCTATTCATAAAAATGAAATAGATTGGTAG
- a CDS encoding substrate-binding domain-containing protein, whose amino-acid sequence MTNLKIGGVPEHFNYPWYITLKNKEYSKHNINLRWQDYPGGTGQMCKALRDGSVDIAIVLTEGIIKDIADGNPSKIVQTFVQTPLIWGIHVGAKSKFKTIDDLENATIAISRFGSGSHLMAIVNAYNQGWDIAKLKFKVIKDLQGGIDALTNGEADYFMWEHFTTKPLVDNGTFRRIDNCPTPWPCFVIAVRNEVLENNFEEVKKVLEIINAETKDFKKLNNIDKTLAKRYEQQLEDIQKWLQITEWNDGNPITKNLIGRIQNKMVQFNVLEEKKNSGDFIKNMYI is encoded by the coding sequence ATGACAAACTTAAAAATTGGAGGTGTTCCAGAACACTTTAATTACCCTTGGTACATCACTCTAAAAAATAAAGAATATAGCAAACACAATATTAATCTTCGTTGGCAAGATTATCCTGGAGGAACAGGACAAATGTGTAAAGCTTTAAGAGATGGTTCTGTAGATATTGCTATTGTTTTAACGGAAGGAATTATCAAAGATATTGCAGATGGAAATCCGTCGAAAATTGTACAAACTTTTGTACAAACTCCTTTAATTTGGGGAATTCATGTAGGTGCAAAATCTAAATTTAAAACGATTGATGATTTAGAAAATGCTACTATTGCCATTAGTAGATTTGGTTCTGGATCTCATTTAATGGCAATTGTAAATGCCTACAATCAAGGTTGGGATATTGCAAAACTAAAATTTAAAGTGATAAAAGATTTGCAAGGTGGCATTGATGCTTTAACAAATGGCGAAGCAGATTATTTTATGTGGGAACATTTTACCACAAAACCTTTAGTTGATAATGGCACTTTTAGAAGAATTGATAATTGCCCAACTCCTTGGCCTTGTTTTGTAATTGCTGTTAGAAACGAAGTTTTAGAGAATAATTTTGAAGAAGTTAAAAAAGTTTTAGAGATTATAAATGCTGAAACTAAAGATTTTAAAAAATTAAATAATATTGATAAAACCTTAGCAAAAAGATACGAACAGCAATTGGAAGACATTCAAAAATGGTTACAAATAACAGAGTGGAATGATGGAAATCCTATTACTAAAAATTTAATTGGTCGTATTCAAAATAAAATGGTGCAGTTTAACGTTCTAGAAGAGAAGAAAAATTCGGGAGATTTCATAAAAAATATGTACATTTAA
- a CDS encoding nucleoside phosphorylase — MAIKQSELILNPDGSIYHLNLRPENIATDIIFVGDQDRVDKITQLFDNIEFTTQKREFKTSTGIYKGKRLSVISTGIGPDNIDIVLNELDALVNINLETREIKEKHTALNIVRIGTSGSLQKDIPVDSFLLSSHAIDLNGMLHSYQVDEISHPEIEEAFVKHTNWSAKKSYPLVIANGNDLANKIISDTIFQGITATAGGFYAPQGRILRLGLQDEYLNSKIDSFNFNGIRITNLEMETSAIYGLSKLLGHNAVSMNAIIANRANGTFSENPYKVVENLIEYTLQKLIE, encoded by the coding sequence ATGGCTATAAAACAATCTGAATTAATCTTAAATCCAGATGGAAGTATTTATCATCTTAATTTAAGACCAGAAAATATTGCTACAGATATTATTTTCGTTGGTGATCAAGATCGTGTTGATAAAATCACACAACTATTTGATAATATTGAGTTTACCACTCAAAAAAGAGAATTTAAAACATCCACAGGAATTTATAAAGGAAAACGACTTTCTGTAATTTCAACAGGAATTGGTCCTGATAATATAGATATTGTTTTAAATGAATTGGATGCTTTGGTAAATATCAATTTAGAAACCAGAGAAATTAAGGAAAAACATACTGCCTTAAATATTGTAAGAATTGGTACTTCTGGTTCTTTGCAAAAAGATATTCCAGTAGATTCTTTTTTACTAAGTTCTCATGCAATCGATTTAAATGGGATGCTTCACTCCTATCAAGTTGATGAAATTTCGCATCCAGAAATCGAAGAAGCTTTTGTAAAACACACCAATTGGAGTGCTAAAAAATCGTATCCTTTGGTAATTGCAAATGGTAATGACTTAGCAAATAAAATTATTTCTGACACAATTTTTCAAGGAATTACGGCTACTGCTGGTGGTTTTTATGCGCCTCAAGGACGAATTTTACGTTTAGGTTTACAGGATGAATATTTAAATTCTAAAATTGATAGTTTTAATTTTAACGGAATTAGAATTACAAATTTAGAAATGGAAACATCTGCAATTTATGGTTTATCTAAACTTTTAGGACACAATGCAGTTTCTATGAATGCCATTATTGCCAACAGAGCAAATGGTACTTTTAGTGAAAATCCATATAAAGTTGTTGAAAATTTAATTGAATACACTTTGCAAAAATTAATTGAGTAA
- a CDS encoding DUF1835 domain-containing protein, with amino-acid sequence MSSSILHITNGDFTTNYLKELNFSGDFITWREMLSEGKTTTDVGSEAFWKNRFEFFKTSYKVSKQKFIEYTLKEYRNLCNKKSNKEIVLWFEHDLFCQINMLAVLSWLNRYRKGYDISLICSGKIGNSTKMYSISELNKNQINNHFKNRVALSQDDIEYADYIWQLYCSDSPLRLETVYKSNPMSPFHYLATAIEAHLQRFPSIKNGLNKIENTVLEAAQNQNFTSKKELISTLIQEQKVYGLGDLQYEYSIDTLNPLFNSFNPVKLSKKGKQVLENQLNFYGQIRNDISYLGGSKKYSFLFQNDSKKLLQITS; translated from the coding sequence ATGAGTTCATCTATTTTACATATTACAAATGGAGATTTTACTACAAATTATTTAAAAGAATTAAATTTTTCTGGAGATTTTATTACTTGGAGAGAAATGTTGAGTGAAGGCAAAACAACAACAGATGTTGGTAGTGAAGCTTTTTGGAAAAATAGATTCGAGTTTTTTAAAACTTCTTATAAAGTAAGCAAGCAAAAATTTATAGAGTATACTCTTAAAGAATACAGAAACCTTTGTAATAAAAAAAGTAATAAAGAAATCGTGTTGTGGTTTGAGCATGATTTATTTTGCCAAATTAACATGTTGGCAGTTTTAAGTTGGTTAAACCGTTATCGAAAAGGATATGATATTTCTTTAATTTGTAGCGGAAAAATTGGGAATTCTACTAAAATGTATAGTATTTCAGAACTCAATAAAAACCAAATAAATAATCATTTTAAAAATAGAGTTGCACTTTCTCAAGACGATATTGAGTATGCAGATTATATTTGGCAACTATATTGTTCTGATTCTCCTTTGCGATTAGAAACCGTTTATAAATCCAATCCAATGTCGCCATTTCATTATTTGGCAACTGCTATTGAAGCACATTTACAACGTTTTCCATCCATTAAAAACGGTTTAAACAAAATTGAAAATACCGTTTTAGAAGCTGCTCAAAATCAAAATTTTACTTCAAAAAAAGAATTAATTTCTACATTGATACAAGAACAAAAAGTTTATGGTTTAGGAGATTTACAATATGAATATAGTATAGATACCTTAAACCCACTTTTTAACTCTTTTAATCCTGTAAAATTGTCTAAAAAAGGGAAACAAGTTTTAGAAAATCAATTGAATTTTTATGGTCAAATAAGAAATGATATTTCGTATCTTGGGGGCTCTAAAAAATATAGTTTTTTGTTTCAGAACGATTCTAAAAAACTACTACAAATTACCTCATAA
- a CDS encoding translation initiation factor, which yields MDFKDQLKNLFPDHQETEEPKEEKSNIWLQEDPILCKYEKRKGKPITILDGYTGATSDFKMLAKEIKTTLSVGGSFKDDKIIIQGDFRDKIMKILKEKGFKVKRVGG from the coding sequence ATGGATTTTAAAGATCAATTAAAAAACTTATTTCCAGATCATCAGGAAACTGAGGAACCAAAGGAAGAAAAATCTAATATTTGGTTACAGGAGGACCCAATCCTTTGCAAATACGAAAAACGTAAAGGCAAACCAATTACGATTTTAGATGGGTATACAGGAGCAACATCCGACTTTAAAATGTTAGCCAAAGAAATAAAAACAACTCTTTCTGTTGGTGGTAGTTTTAAAGATGATAAAATTATTATTCAAGGAGATTTTAGAGATAAAATCATGAAAATATTGAAAGAAAAAGGCTTTAAAGTTAAAAGAGTTGGTGGTTAA